In one window of Streptomyces sp. NBC_01224 DNA:
- a CDS encoding Dps family protein encodes MTTSTKPVSSSQPWLHQRGEVIQEFGTVKQFPIGLSYEARMYSCQRLNKVLADTQILYGLYKKHHWLMRGATFYQLHLVLDKHAGEQLELVDTIAERVQSLGGVAVGDPRHVAEITSIPRPPDGVEEVPAMLSRLLEAHETILVEAHDAAARTGELGDDGTNDLLVSQVIRTGERQTWFLAEHLVDTPLVRA; translated from the coding sequence ATGACCACCAGTACCAAGCCCGTGAGCAGCAGCCAGCCGTGGCTGCACCAGAGGGGCGAGGTGATCCAGGAGTTCGGCACCGTCAAGCAGTTCCCGATCGGCCTGTCCTACGAGGCGCGGATGTACTCCTGCCAGCGCCTGAACAAGGTCCTGGCGGACACTCAGATCCTCTACGGCCTCTACAAAAAGCACCACTGGCTGATGCGCGGCGCGACCTTCTACCAACTGCACCTGGTCCTGGACAAGCACGCGGGGGAACAGCTCGAACTCGTCGATACCATCGCCGAACGCGTCCAGTCCCTGGGCGGCGTCGCGGTGGGCGACCCCAGGCACGTCGCGGAGATCACATCGATACCGCGGCCTCCGGACGGAGTGGAGGAAGTACCGGCGATGCTGTCACGGCTGCTGGAAGCCCACGAGACCATCCTCGTCGAGGCCCACGACGCCGCCGCCCGGACCGGGGAGCTGGGTGACGACGGCACCAACGATCTCCTGGTCTCACAGGTGATCAGGACCGGGGAACGGCAGACCTGGTTCCTGGCCGAGCATCTGGTCGACACCCCGCTCGTCCGCGCCTGA
- a CDS encoding Rieske (2Fe-2S) protein encodes MSASQDHEVRPGRRTIVAAVGAVSAAAVLTACGNQKDSGGSDPVEPVHGGSVEPVHGGSEGGGVALAKTADIPKGGGKIFADRGVVVTQPKAGEFKAFSSKCTHQGCAVSSVSGGTINCPCHGSKFDVATGSVEAGPATRPLPARPIKVKGDSITLVS; translated from the coding sequence ATGAGCGCATCGCAGGACCACGAGGTCCGTCCCGGGCGTCGGACCATTGTCGCAGCGGTCGGGGCCGTCTCGGCGGCTGCCGTACTCACCGCGTGCGGCAACCAGAAGGACTCGGGCGGTTCGGATCCGGTCGAGCCGGTCCATGGCGGATCAGTCGAGCCGGTCCATGGCGGATCAGAGGGCGGCGGAGTCGCTCTGGCAAAGACCGCCGACATTCCGAAGGGCGGCGGAAAGATCTTCGCCGACCGGGGCGTCGTGGTGACACAGCCCAAGGCCGGCGAGTTCAAGGCGTTCTCGTCGAAGTGCACCCACCAGGGATGCGCGGTGTCGAGCGTGTCGGGCGGCACCATCAACTGTCCTTGTCACGGCAGCAAGTTCGATGTGGCGACGGGCAGTGTGGAGGCAGGTCCGGCCACCCGGCCGCTGCCCGCCCGGCCGATCAAGGTCAAGGGCGACTCGATCACGCTCGTGTCCTAG
- a CDS encoding low temperature requirement protein A gives MPGRDPGEPHRAATSLELLFDLCFVIAVAQASGSLHEALTDGEYATGVLRFALVFFTIWWAWMNFTWFASAYDPDDVPYRLTVLVQITGSLVLAAGVPRAFEEGDLRVITIGYVVLRTALAALWLRAAWSDPARRPTTLRFAVGVTVCQIGWVGLLGLPASARLPGIVVLIIAEVSVPVWAQSAGMTPWHPRHIAERYELFTLIVLGESVAAATVAVRSAFDRHHVTGSLYAVAAGGLFMAYAMWWLYFARSAHTLLATTHQAHRRRFTWAYGHYLIFASATAEGAGLAAYADHVTRRTDASPLAAGAAVTVPAAVFLITVWAVHLQPHQRTVAEWIPYPVAAVGVLLAAFLPAPALAAGALLAVLVVVVTVERR, from the coding sequence ATGCCGGGCCGCGACCCCGGAGAGCCGCACAGGGCCGCCACCTCGCTGGAGCTTCTCTTCGACCTGTGTTTCGTGATCGCGGTGGCGCAGGCGTCCGGGAGTCTGCACGAGGCGCTGACCGACGGGGAGTACGCCACCGGTGTCCTGCGCTTCGCGCTGGTCTTCTTCACCATCTGGTGGGCGTGGATGAACTTCACCTGGTTCGCTTCCGCCTACGACCCGGACGACGTCCCGTACCGGTTGACGGTGTTGGTCCAGATCACGGGGTCGCTCGTGCTCGCCGCAGGCGTTCCCCGCGCGTTCGAGGAGGGTGACCTGCGGGTCATCACCATCGGATACGTCGTGCTGCGTACGGCGCTGGCCGCCCTGTGGCTGCGCGCCGCGTGGTCCGACCCCGCTCGGCGGCCGACCACCCTGCGCTTCGCCGTTGGGGTGACGGTATGCCAGATCGGGTGGGTCGGGTTGCTCGGTCTCCCGGCATCGGCCCGGCTGCCGGGCATTGTGGTGCTGATCATCGCCGAGGTCTCCGTCCCGGTGTGGGCACAGTCCGCCGGGATGACCCCATGGCATCCGCGCCACATCGCCGAGCGCTACGAACTCTTCACCCTCATCGTCCTCGGAGAGTCCGTCGCGGCCGCCACCGTCGCCGTCCGGAGTGCCTTCGACCGGCACCACGTCACCGGCTCGCTGTACGCGGTGGCGGCCGGTGGCCTGTTCATGGCCTACGCCATGTGGTGGCTGTACTTCGCCAGATCCGCGCACACCCTGCTTGCCACGACGCACCAGGCCCACCGCAGGAGATTCACCTGGGCCTACGGCCACTACTTGATCTTCGCTTCGGCGACCGCCGAGGGAGCCGGCCTGGCCGCGTACGCCGATCACGTCACGCGTCGCACGGACGCCTCGCCGTTGGCCGCGGGCGCGGCGGTCACCGTCCCCGCGGCCGTCTTCCTGATCACCGTCTGGGCCGTACACCTCCAGCCCCATCAAAGAACCGTGGCCGAGTGGATTCCGTACCCCGTCGCCGCGGTCGGCGTCCTGCTGGCCGCTTTCCTCCCGGCACCTGCCCTCGCCGCCGGTGCGCTGCTGGCGGTCCTGGTCGTGGTGGTCACGGTGGAGCGCCGGTGA
- a CDS encoding alpha/beta hydrolase family protein produces MRSRPCLPSWHRPGDAEVFHAAVAGGAPTDRRLYDTHWEERFLGHPDVLPENYDRSSLHSEAAGPTRPLMLMHGLADDHVAVVHMLRFSVALPVTGRSRAVLPWSRSGHPVTREETVSSLLLLERGFLKKSLGR; encoded by the coding sequence CTGCGCAGCAGGCCCTGTCTGCCGTCGTGGCACCGGCCGGGGGACGCGGAGGTCTTCCACGCGGCGGTCGCCGGTGGTGCGCCGACCGACCGACGGCTCTACGACACCCATTGGGAGGAACGGTTTCTCGGCCACCCGGATGTACTTCCGGAGAACTACGACCGCAGTTCACTGCACTCGGAGGCAGCCGGGCCGACACGCCCGCTCATGCTGATGCACGGACTTGCCGATGACCATGTGGCCGTCGTCCACATGCTGCGGTTCTCCGTCGCGCTGCCGGTCACGGGCCGGTCGCGCGCGGTTCTGCCGTGGTCCCGGTCCGGCCATCCGGTCACCCGGGAGGAGACGGTCAGCAGTCTGTTGCTGCTGGAGCGGGGCTTCCTCAAGAAGTCCCTGGGGCGTTGA
- a CDS encoding NF041680 family putative transposase gives MSLLQRDAFAELSGFRTEFYACLTKRPDALFELSDALLCADGPVRTLVELSLAPEHQRGHGALYGGLNLGHLDVARLRRALAGLPLPRTAEGRLVLAVDVSNWLRPDANTSPDRLFCHTYGRGRGSAQMIPGWPYSFIAALEPGRTSWTAMLDVVRLCPWDDAIAVTAAQVRDVFQRLYVTGQWQIGDPPVLVVVDADYDVTRLAFLLADLPVELLGRMRSDRVLYFPPPPQPAGKRGRKPKRGAEFAFEVAATQPIPSVTTVTDTTHYGKAVATAWDRLHPLLVRRSAWANHPEGDLPVIEGTVIRLQVDHLRGDRSPRPVWLWWSATAATAGDVDRLWQAFLRRFDLEHTFRMFKQTLGWTAPKLREPAAADRWTWLVIAAHTQLRLARPLAEDLRNPWERPARQGRLTPARVRRGFRRLHGKTPQPASAPKPSTAGPGRPIGVKNKHRAREHPVGKQDKPNLAAAITNRRAA, from the coding sequence ATGAGTCTGCTGCAGCGGGATGCGTTTGCCGAACTGTCGGGCTTCCGGACGGAGTTCTATGCCTGCCTGACCAAGAGGCCCGACGCCTTGTTCGAGCTGAGTGACGCCTTGCTGTGTGCGGACGGCCCAGTGAGGACGTTGGTCGAGCTGTCCCTGGCGCCTGAGCATCAGCGTGGACATGGTGCGTTGTACGGCGGGCTGAACCTCGGGCATCTGGATGTGGCACGGCTGCGCCGGGCGCTGGCGGGTCTGCCGCTTCCCCGGACGGCGGAGGGGCGGTTGGTCCTGGCGGTCGATGTCAGCAACTGGTTGCGGCCTGATGCGAATACCAGCCCGGATCGGCTGTTTTGCCATACATACGGTCGGGGCAGGGGCTCGGCCCAGATGATCCCCGGGTGGCCCTACTCCTTCATTGCCGCTCTGGAACCGGGGCGGACGTCGTGGACTGCCATGCTGGACGTGGTCCGGCTGTGTCCGTGGGACGACGCGATCGCCGTCACCGCAGCCCAGGTCCGGGACGTGTTCCAGCGGCTGTACGTGACAGGGCAGTGGCAGATCGGTGACCCGCCCGTCCTGGTCGTCGTCGATGCCGACTATGACGTGACCCGTCTGGCTTTCCTGCTCGCGGACCTGCCCGTGGAACTGCTGGGCCGGATGCGTTCGGACCGCGTCCTGTACTTCCCGCCCCCGCCACAGCCGGCGGGCAAACGCGGGCGCAAGCCCAAGCGCGGGGCGGAGTTCGCGTTCGAGGTTGCGGCCACTCAGCCGATCCCGTCGGTCACCACGGTGACCGACACCACCCACTACGGGAAGGCCGTCGCCACTGCCTGGGATCGACTGCACCCACTACTGGTCCGGCGCTCGGCCTGGGCCAACCACCCCGAAGGAGACCTGCCGGTCATCGAAGGCACCGTCATCCGTCTTCAGGTCGACCACCTCCGTGGAGACCGCAGCCCCAGGCCGGTCTGGCTGTGGTGGTCGGCCACCGCCGCGACTGCTGGGGATGTGGACCGGCTCTGGCAGGCATTCCTGCGCAGATTCGACCTTGAGCACACCTTCAGGATGTTCAAGCAGACGTTGGGGTGGACCGCTCCCAAACTCCGCGAGCCGGCCGCCGCCGACCGCTGGACCTGGCTCGTCATTGCAGCCCACACCCAACTCCGCCTTGCCCGGCCCCTCGCAGAAGACCTCCGCAATCCCTGGGAGCGGCCCGCCCGCCAAGGGCGCCTCACACCCGCGCGCGTCCGTCGAGGATTTCGCCGCCTCCACGGGAAAACGCCTCAGCCGGCCAGCGCACCGAAACCCAGCACCGCAGGCCCCGGCCGGCCAATTGGGGTGAAGAACAAGCACCGCGCACGGGAGCACCCCGTCGGGAAACAGGACAAACCAAACCTCGCGGCAGCCATCACAAACAGGAGAGCTGCATAA
- a CDS encoding dihydrolipoyl dehydrogenase family protein — MSANEQADVVVVGLGPGGEYVAGTLAEAGLDVVGVEAELVGGECPYWGCVPSKMMIRAGNLLAEAGRVPALAGEAVVTPDWGRVAGRIRGEATDDWNDQAAAGRLAAKGGRLVRGTGRLSGPRRVAVGDRTFEARRGVVLATGTRPRIPPVPGLEGTPYWTNRDAMAAKELPESMVVLGGGAIGVELAQVFARFKCAVTVIEGQDRLLSQEEPEAGELAAEVLRADGVTVLTGARARQVSHDGIEFTIRLEGDGEPLRAERLLVATGRYADLAALAVDTVGLDPSAGAVNTDGQMRAGEGLWAVGDITGRGAFTHVSMYQAQIAVRDILGQPGLDADYRALPRVTFTDPEIGAVGLTERQARERGLRVRTSVLPIAFSTRGWIHGPGNEGLIKLVEDADRGVLIGATSAGPAGGEVLYGLNVAVHAEIPVDRLQHMIYTYPTFHRTVEAALGALR, encoded by the coding sequence ATGAGCGCGAACGAGCAGGCGGATGTGGTGGTCGTCGGGCTGGGGCCGGGTGGTGAGTACGTCGCGGGCACGCTGGCCGAAGCTGGGCTGGACGTGGTGGGGGTCGAGGCGGAACTCGTCGGGGGCGAGTGTCCGTACTGGGGGTGCGTGCCCAGCAAGATGATGATCCGGGCCGGGAATCTGCTCGCCGAGGCGGGCCGGGTGCCCGCCCTCGCCGGCGAAGCGGTCGTGACTCCGGACTGGGGCAGGGTCGCCGGGCGTATCCGCGGCGAGGCCACTGACGACTGGAACGACCAGGCCGCCGCCGGCCGTCTCGCGGCCAAGGGCGGCCGGCTCGTCCGGGGGACGGGCCGTCTCTCCGGGCCGCGCCGGGTGGCGGTCGGCGACCGCACGTTCGAAGCCCGGCGCGGTGTCGTGCTGGCCACCGGCACGCGGCCCCGGATCCCCCCGGTGCCGGGCCTCGAGGGAACGCCGTACTGGACGAACAGGGATGCCATGGCGGCCAAGGAGCTGCCGGAGTCGATGGTCGTGCTCGGCGGGGGCGCCATCGGTGTCGAACTCGCCCAGGTCTTCGCCCGCTTCAAGTGTGCGGTCACGGTGATCGAGGGGCAGGACCGGCTGCTGTCGCAGGAGGAACCGGAAGCCGGGGAGCTGGCCGCGGAGGTGCTGCGGGCGGACGGAGTCACCGTACTCACGGGTGCTCGGGCACGGCAGGTCAGCCATGACGGCATCGAGTTCACCATCCGCCTTGAGGGTGACGGGGAGCCGCTTCGTGCCGAACGGCTTCTGGTCGCCACCGGGCGCTACGCCGACCTGGCCGCACTGGCGGTCGACACGGTGGGGCTGGATCCATCGGCGGGAGCCGTGAACACGGACGGGCAGATGCGGGCGGGGGAGGGGCTGTGGGCGGTCGGCGACATCACAGGCCGAGGCGCCTTCACCCATGTGTCTATGTACCAGGCGCAGATCGCCGTCCGGGACATCCTCGGACAGCCCGGTCTCGACGCCGACTACCGGGCGCTGCCTCGCGTCACCTTCACCGATCCGGAGATCGGAGCCGTCGGGTTGACGGAGCGGCAGGCGCGTGAGCGGGGGCTGCGGGTACGCACCAGTGTGCTGCCCATCGCCTTCTCCACGCGAGGCTGGATCCACGGGCCGGGCAACGAGGGGCTCATCAAGCTTGTCGAGGACGCGGACCGGGGCGTGTTGATCGGCGCGACGTCGGCGGGGCCGGCGGGAGGCGAGGTGCTCTACGGACTGAACGTGGCCGTCCACGCCGAGATACCCGTCGACCGGCTCCAGCACATGATTTACACGTATCCCACCTTCCACCGGACGGTCGAGGCCGCGCTCGGAGCCCTCCGCTGA
- a CDS encoding LysR family transcriptional regulator: protein MVRALERELDTPLFDRTTHRVALTPAGEAFVPAGRTTLHAAELARAAVNTIRGSLRGRVTVGTMQGLGKSPPRPGRAVGGAPGRLALDHMDALAWRLSSAVERSVELGVAFG, encoded by the coding sequence ATGGTCCGGGCCCTCGAACGTGAGCTTGACACTCCCTTGTTCGACCGCACGACGCACCGCGTCGCCCTGACACCGGCCGGCGAGGCGTTCGTCCCCGCCGGCCGCACGACGCTCCACGCCGCCGAACTGGCACGTGCGGCGGTCAACACCATACGGGGGAGTCTGCGTGGGCGGGTGACGGTCGGCACGATGCAGGGGCTGGGCAAATCTCCACCACGCCCTGGCCGAGCTGTGGGCGGAGCACCCGGGCGCCTCGCCCTAGACCACATGGACGCCTTAGCTTGGCGTTTATCGTCCGCGGTCGAACGTAGCGTCGAACTTGGTGTCGCTTTCGGCTGA
- a CDS encoding YunG family protein produces the protein MTLRNFNDLERAIRGGWGADTTTPDHRPNWTPDNPARDQCGVTALVVHDLLGGELVRGEVHVSGERVDYHWWNRLGMGIEVDLTREQFGPDETVVGGVVIERPAEIVRLREEYELLRSRVVAELCS, from the coding sequence ATGACACTGAGGAACTTCAACGACCTTGAGCGGGCCATTCGCGGCGGTTGGGGCGCGGACACGACGACGCCGGATCACCGTCCGAACTGGACCCCGGACAATCCGGCGCGCGACCAGTGCGGTGTCACCGCCCTGGTGGTGCACGACCTGTTGGGTGGTGAGCTGGTCCGCGGTGAGGTTCATGTCAGTGGCGAGCGAGTGGACTACCACTGGTGGAACCGTCTGGGCATGGGGATCGAAGTCGATCTCACCCGTGAGCAGTTCGGCCCTGATGAGACAGTCGTCGGCGGAGTTGTGATCGAACGGCCTGCGGAGATCGTGCGGCTCCGTGAGGAGTATGAGCTTCTCCGCAGCCGAGTAGTGGCGGAGCTGTGCTCGTAG